The nucleotide window GGTGATCTACCTCAAAGACAGTTATTCTGGAATTGAATCCTCCAAAATGAGGCCAATCAAAGGGTGTCTTCTACAGAGGAGTAAAGGGAAGTGGTTGCCATCCCTCCCaccctgaaaaaaagaaaaagagaaaatgttggcTCTATTTATTGTTTTGGTGGGGTTATGTATGAAAATGACTAAGTCAACTCATCTGTTTGTGTTGTTGCTTTGGCTACTGGTCTGTTCTTTCAGTTTGGGCTTAAAGTGCTTTAAAATTCAATATATTGGATATTAAATGCATGTGATTAGGAAACAGTCTTGAAATATGCCCAGAGTTACTCAGTagcttcttttttataattttaattgtgGTGGTCTCGCATTTGTGGGTTTAAATTGTCTGAGTTATCGAGTGTTGTATTTTGTAGCCCCCTTCTTTAATTTTCAGAAGCACTGTCCATTTCATTTCGGTTTATAAAAATGCACATCTTTTGTTTATTatgatttatccatgttgtgttTTCTAGCCAATAAACTGTGTCTTGCAGTCACGATTGATCTTGTTTTACTGAGATTTAGTTTTGAAGACTAAAAATGTCCAGTGTTGATATTTAAGGTTTTCAAGGATTAATTCTTATAATCATTTTTGATCGAATAAAATTAACTCATTATGTTGGAGTATGTGCCTTTTGGGAGACAAAAATAATTAAGAGAATTGAAAGGATctataaatgtttttgtagaaattCCACTTGGGGATGTGGTCCTATTGTAGTTTACTGAAAACAGTTCTGGTCATTGTTACCAGTGGAATGTGTGCCCTAAGAAAACACCATTTGTGATGAATGCTGGGCAAACTGTGTTCTCAAATCATTCCTGTTGTCTGATGGTTATCTTACAAAAACATGTGCCTGGTTATGTTTGTTATGTGGCTTTGTACAGTCCTTACCTAGGATCGATTGGCTGTTGAGTTCGGGGGGCAGAAGTGCACTGACCCCACTGTGGATTGTGTTGGAAGGCTGTTCCTGTAGTCATTTGCCTTGTGTTGCTTCCAGGGAAGCTGCCCGGGAGTGTcgcaggaagaagaaagaatatgtcAAATGTCTTGAAAATCGTGTGGCTGTGCTTGAAAACCAAAACAAGACTCTCATTGAGGAACTCAAGGCCCTCAAAGATCTTTATTGCCATAAAGTAGAGTAACTGTCTTTGACTTGGACCTTGTTTACTGTGAACTCTAATCAAGGCAGGAGATGCAGCAGTTCTACTTATTGCCATGTGGACTTGTGGAAAGGACACGTGTGACCCTTAAGAATCCAGTTTGGATTAGTGTTTGAAATTGAATTGGGAATGTTGTTCCAGGATGTGGAATGCAGCCGTGATCACACTTACCAAGCTTACTTTGATCTGTTTGTCAATAGCATGCAAAAAATGCTTTGTTTGCCCTTTGCTTCTGCTTTTTTCAGGGAAGCTGCCAAAGAATGTCGACGTCGAAAGAAAGAATATGTAAAATGTCTGGAGAGCCGAGTTGCAGTGCTGGAAGTCCAGAACAAGAAGCTTATAGAGGAGCTTGAAACCTTGAAAGACATTTGTTCTCCCAAAACAGATTAGTAGAAATATTTAACTATGAACTGAAGACAGCATGTATAGTTGCTTTTGAAGGAATACAATATATAGCTGGCAAGAATGTATAGTTGCTTTTGAAGGAATACAATATATAGCTGGCAAGAATGGtggcttcttttctttgtatcatTCATCTTCTTCTTTAATCACTTAACATTCCTAAAATGCTTCACTGTACATAGTTAAGTCATAGCTATaacttcaaattttttaaaagagacaaacTGTAAAAAATGTGTGTATTCTTAAAATGCAATATTTGTAAGGCTTGTTCCAATGCCACATACTTGCATCTCCCATTCTATGTGTCATCAATAGTGTCCTATGCAATAAAATTATTTGCAGGTCTTTAAATCATTTTAGGAAAGGATGATCAAAAATAATGCATCCAGCAGTACAATAAAAGTAACCACAAAAAATACctcaggaaagaagagaaagaaagtctATCTAATGACATGCCTATATGAGAAGAATAGCCTAGATATGAATATATGGCATTTGCAGATTTTTATATTAGtcgctttgttaaaaaaaaaaaagattgtattgCTGTCCTTGAATGCCATAGTCAAAGAGAGTTTTTAATAGAACCATGTTGGTTGCACTTTGTAGTGTTTGGTGCTCATTTAAATATCTGAACATTTACTACAGTTTTTAACTCCATTGTGTCATATAAAAGATCTTGCAGAAGTTCTTAGT belongs to Symphalangus syndactylus isolate Jambi chromosome 4, NHGRI_mSymSyn1-v2.1_pri, whole genome shotgun sequence and includes:
- the CREM gene encoding cAMP-responsive element modulator isoform X31 — translated: MPAYQIRAPTAALPQGVVMAASPGSLHSPQQLAEEATRKRELRLMKNREAARECRRKKKEYVKCLENRVAVLENQNKTLIEELKALKDLYCHKVE